TCGAAAATTAGAAACCTTATCAAAAGGGAATCAACAAAAAGTACAAATCACTCAAGCATTTCTAAATGATCCAGATATCTTAATTTTAGATGAACCTTTTAGTGGATTAGATCCTGTTAATTCTCAAGTATTTCAAGATGCATTAACAGATTATATTGCAGATGATAAGATCATCATCTTCTCAAGTCACCAAATGAGCTATGTTGAAACGTTTTGTGATGACATTGCGATTATTAATGAAGGGTCAATAGTTCTAAATGGATCCCTTAATTCAATTAAAAAGGAACTTGGTAAAGATAAAATTCGTATACAAGCACGTAATTATGATACGAAGGAATTAATGGAGAAATTACGTACTGATTTGGTTTCAGTTGAATCGGATGAAAAATCGGTTATTGTTTCCTTATCAAAAGAATTATCAAAGAAATCGTGGATGACATCTATCATTGAATCTGATATTGATTTGAAACTCTTGTCCGATTATGAACCAAGTCTTCAAGATATTTTTGTAGCAAAGGTAGGAGATCATCATGAATAAACTCAAAACGGTTTTTAAATTTGAATTTTTAGAAATGTTGCGGAAACGTAGTGTTAAAGTAACGACTCTAATTTTATGTATTGCAGTGTTGTTGATGACATCAGTGCCAACAATTCAATCTGTGTTTATGGATGAAAAATCAGATGAGACACAGACAAGTGAAGTTGTCCCAGAGGAACGAAATGAATGGGGATTTATTTTTGAAGATAATTCAGTCGATAAAGAGAAGTTTACAGTGCTTCTTGGACTGGATCACCTTAAACAATTTGATTCTGAAGACAATATGAAGACTGCTCTTCTTAATAAAGAAATTAAAAAAGGATATATTGTTTACAATAGTACATCTTATAAAGTTCTAACAATTGATAAGGATATGTTCGGTTTTGAGGATAGCATTATCGAGGATACTTTAAAAACAATGGCAATAGACGAGAATTTTAAAGGAAGTAATATCGATGTCTCGGATGCACGTAATGCAATGAATGTGTCAATTACATCTGAGATTGAGGCGATCGGAAAAGATTCATCTCAAGGTTTCTTTATTGCGTATGTCATTCTGTTTGCGATGTATATGTTGATTCTATTCTTTGGTCAATCTGTAGCAACATCGGTTGCACGTGAAAAAGACAGTAGAACTATGGAGTTACTCATTACAAGTACAGATCCGAAAGTTCTTATTTTAGGGAAAGTGTTTGCGATGGGTGCTGTTGGATTACTTCAGGTAGGTACGATTTTATTATCCGTATTTATCGGTTTTATGCTTAACAAAGTAAACTATGATCCTGATATTTTGATGATGGTACAAGGTTCACTAACGGTGTCTACGGCACTTGTATATTTCGTGTTCTCAGTTGCGGGTTATATTCTATATCTGTATATATTTGCAGCATTGGGATCCTTGATTTCTAAAGTGGAAGATGTAAGTTCTGCGACAACACCAATTACAGTCTTGTTTGTGATTGCGTTCTTTATCGCTTCAAGTAGTTTAAGTGCACCAGATAGTCAATTAACAATTATTAGCTCTTATGTACCGTTCGTCTCATTATTTACAATGCCGATTCGCTTCATGTTAACTTCGGTTAATTGGATTGAAATTGTGATATCAATGGCGATTATGATTTTATCAACATTAGTGATTGCGAAGATTTCGGTTTATATTTACCGATTCGGATCTTTAAATTATGGAAATAAATTAAAAATAAAAGATATTATAAAAGCAAAAAAATAACTCTCATGAGTTATTTTTTTTGCTTTGTAATTTCTAAGATATTTGTATAATCTAGAATACGATCGGTGCAACGATGTTTTGAAGCACGGCTACGATACTCCAGCCTGCGACGCGACTTGTGCGGCTATAGATTTTTAAATCTGTTTTAATTTCTTCGCCTTCAAGCATGATACGGTGCTCATCACCAACGTAACCTGGAATTGCATTAATCTTAAGGGTTGTGTTTTCTGGTCCAGCACTTGCAAGTGCAATAGCTACAGAAACGTTAACGTGTGTTGGTAATGCAGCAATTGCTTCTTTTGTTGTACCTGAGAATACTTCAACAGGTTCTTGAGTATCAATTAATCCTTCGCGATTTAGTGATGTATGTACTAATGCACGAGGGGATTTCATTCCTGTCATTTTTACGTTTACAGGACTCATGAGAGTAGCAGTACGTAAAATATCAAATCCTCCTACTGCTCCACTTGCGATATGAACTTTTTTACCTGTCTCACGCGCAACTTCTTGTACGTGATTATAAAATGTCGCATCAGCAAATGCTCCAATTGATAAGACAACTAGATTTGAACCGGAACGTAGTACTGTTTCAGTGTAGTCAACAACTGATTTTACAGAAGCTGCTTCCGATGTATAGTCTGGCTCAAGTGCCATTAGTTCATCAATTGTTGAACATGCTTTACAACCATAGTAGTTTGCGAATGCAGCGGTACGAATTGGGTTTCGACCTAATACTCCAACAAGTTCATATTCAGGAAGATAACCATCTACCCAAGCTTGAGCTACGATATCGTTGAGAAATCCTGGCCCAATTAACGCTAATTTTAATTTTTTCATAATAATTCCTTTCCTAATT
This genomic stretch from Erysipelothrix rhusiopathiae harbors:
- a CDS encoding ABC transporter ATP-binding protein → MKLEFNQINKFFDEHHVLKDISFEVNSGQIFGYLGRNGAGKTTSIRILMNVFKSNSGSITMDGKPFNPEDYRIGYLPEERGMYSKTKVIDQLVYFAMLRGATRDEAMTSVAYWAKQFKIEEYLGRKLETLSKGNQQKVQITQAFLNDPDILILDEPFSGLDPVNSQVFQDALTDYIADDKIIIFSSHQMSYVETFCDDIAIINEGSIVLNGSLNSIKKELGKDKIRIQARNYDTKELMEKLRTDLVSVESDEKSVIVSLSKELSKKSWMTSIIESDIDLKLLSDYEPSLQDIFVAKVGDHHE
- a CDS encoding ABC transporter permease: MNKLKTVFKFEFLEMLRKRSVKVTTLILCIAVLLMTSVPTIQSVFMDEKSDETQTSEVVPEERNEWGFIFEDNSVDKEKFTVLLGLDHLKQFDSEDNMKTALLNKEIKKGYIVYNSTSYKVLTIDKDMFGFEDSIIEDTLKTMAIDENFKGSNIDVSDARNAMNVSITSEIEAIGKDSSQGFFIAYVILFAMYMLILFFGQSVATSVAREKDSRTMELLITSTDPKVLILGKVFAMGAVGLLQVGTILLSVFIGFMLNKVNYDPDILMMVQGSLTVSTALVYFVFSVAGYILYLYIFAALGSLISKVEDVSSATTPITVLFVIAFFIASSSLSAPDSQLTIISSYVPFVSLFTMPIRFMLTSVNWIEIVISMAIMILSTLVIAKISVYIYRFGSLNYGNKLKIKDIIKAKK
- a CDS encoding aspartate dehydrogenase domain-containing protein: MKKLKLALIGPGFLNDIVAQAWVDGYLPEYELVGVLGRNPIRTAAFANYYGCKACSTIDELMALEPDYTSEAASVKSVVDYTETVLRSGSNLVVLSIGAFADATFYNHVQEVARETGKKVHIASGAVGGFDILRTATLMSPVNVKMTGMKSPRALVHTSLNREGLIDTQEPVEVFSGTTKEAIAALPTHVNVSVAIALASAGPENTTLKINAIPGYVGDEHRIMLEGEEIKTDLKIYSRTSRVAGWSIVAVLQNIVAPIVF